In Kangiella profundi, one DNA window encodes the following:
- a CDS encoding cryptochrome/photolyase family protein: MSKEINLVWFRNDLRVGDNPALFYAAEQGTVIGIYLEAVQQRKSHDDAACKIGFINDTVKELRKQLNQLNIPLHSFKVSDYAESVEKLEQLAKQFNAKGIYFNNEYPLNEANRDKLAEKRLVEKGFEVKRFDGDIIIPPNSVSTGQGEPYKVFTPYKKAWIAFHKTQGTSPLLLPEKQDLKIDKQNDFDFAQDYRDDLWPAGEQAAQEKLKEFLPKAGYYKERRDIPAIKGTSMLSPYLAVGAISAKQCISSLLEWHDGDEEAFYKDTWLSEIIWREFYRQIIIDNPDISKHKVFKSDAKEVWNGEQELFNLWSQGKTGFPLIDAAMRQLLQTGWMHNRLRMNVAMFLNKLCLIDWRQGEAFFMRHLIDGDFASNNGGWQWCSSTGADGAPYFRIMSPITQSQRFDPEGKFIRKLIPELESLSDKDIHFPSREQREKLGYPQPIIDYKEARKRALELLS; this comes from the coding sequence ATGAGCAAAGAAATAAATCTTGTATGGTTTCGGAATGATTTAAGAGTAGGCGATAACCCTGCTCTTTTTTATGCCGCCGAACAGGGCACTGTTATTGGTATTTATCTGGAAGCTGTGCAACAGCGTAAGTCTCATGATGATGCAGCCTGCAAGATTGGTTTTATCAATGACACCGTCAAAGAGTTAAGGAAGCAACTGAATCAGCTCAACATACCACTACATAGTTTTAAAGTTAGTGATTATGCTGAATCAGTTGAGAAATTAGAACAATTAGCCAAGCAGTTCAATGCCAAGGGAATTTACTTTAATAATGAATATCCACTAAACGAGGCAAACCGTGACAAGCTGGCTGAAAAAAGACTTGTGGAAAAAGGATTTGAAGTAAAACGTTTTGACGGCGATATTATCATTCCACCAAACAGTGTTTCTACCGGCCAAGGCGAGCCTTATAAAGTTTTCACACCGTACAAAAAAGCCTGGATTGCATTTCATAAAACACAGGGTACTTCACCCTTGCTATTACCTGAAAAGCAGGACTTAAAAATTGATAAGCAAAATGATTTTGATTTCGCGCAGGATTACCGTGATGATTTATGGCCTGCTGGAGAACAGGCAGCTCAGGAAAAGCTAAAGGAGTTCTTGCCAAAGGCCGGTTATTATAAAGAGCGAAGGGATATCCCTGCTATTAAGGGAACGAGTATGCTGTCGCCTTATCTGGCAGTGGGAGCGATTTCGGCAAAACAATGTATCAGCAGCCTGCTGGAATGGCATGATGGTGATGAAGAAGCATTTTATAAAGATACCTGGCTCTCAGAAATCATCTGGCGCGAATTTTACCGACAAATAATTATTGATAATCCTGATATAAGTAAGCACAAAGTATTCAAAAGTGATGCCAAGGAAGTATGGAATGGTGAGCAGGAACTATTTAACTTGTGGTCACAGGGCAAAACCGGATTTCCATTGATTGATGCGGCAATGCGCCAGCTACTGCAAACAGGCTGGATGCATAATCGTTTAAGAATGAATGTTGCCATGTTCCTGAATAAATTATGTCTGATAGATTGGCGGCAAGGCGAAGCTTTCTTTATGCGACATTTGATAGATGGGGATTTTGCATCAAATAATGGCGGCTGGCAGTGGTGTTCATCTACGGGTGCGGACGGGGCGCCTTATTTTAGAATCATGAGTCCAATAACTCAGTCTCAACGATTTGACCCTGAAGGAAAGTTCATACGTAAATTGATACCTGAACTTGAAAGTTTAAGTGATAAAGATATTCACTTCCCAAGTCGTGAGCAGAGAGAAAAGTTGGGTTATCCACAGCCTATCATTGACTATAAGGAAGCGAGG
- a CDS encoding YbgA family protein, translated as MNKIKIAISSCLLGNKVRFDGGHKQSKYCLNVLSDWFEYTPVCPEMGIGLPTPRPPIHLVRVGEDIRVKKVDDHSLDVTDELREYAHKTMPRIQDACGYIVIRNSPSCGMERVKVYHENGNPAGESFRGVYIDEIMKLHPNLPVEEEGRLQDPRLRENFITRVFAYHDWKQSVMSDPSMKKLIDFHSRYKYLVMAHSYQAYKELGRLVANTEQKELAKLLREYEDKLMLTLKKIASSKSHTNVLYHILGYLKRDLTSAAKQELVKVIEQYRKGIVTLVVPVTLINHYLTQFGSDYIKQQAYLDPHPLELGLRNYL; from the coding sequence ATGAACAAGATTAAGATAGCTATTAGCTCGTGTCTGCTTGGAAATAAGGTTCGATTTGATGGCGGCCATAAGCAATCAAAATACTGCTTGAATGTACTCAGCGACTGGTTTGAGTATACCCCTGTTTGTCCTGAAATGGGGATCGGACTGCCAACACCAAGACCACCCATTCACCTTGTTCGTGTCGGCGAAGACATTCGTGTCAAAAAAGTAGATGATCATAGCCTGGATGTAACTGATGAGTTACGTGAGTATGCCCATAAAACCATGCCGAGAATTCAGGATGCCTGTGGTTACATTGTCATCCGTAACTCTCCAAGTTGTGGCATGGAAAGAGTTAAGGTCTATCATGAAAATGGCAACCCGGCCGGTGAGTCTTTTCGTGGAGTCTATATTGACGAAATTATGAAGTTACATCCAAATTTACCAGTTGAAGAAGAAGGTCGATTACAGGACCCTAGACTGCGTGAAAATTTCATTACCAGAGTATTTGCTTATCATGACTGGAAGCAATCGGTAATGAGTGATCCGAGCATGAAGAAGCTGATCGATTTCCACAGCCGATACAAGTATCTGGTCATGGCCCATAGTTATCAGGCTTACAAAGAACTCGGTAGATTGGTTGCCAATACAGAGCAAAAAGAGTTGGCGAAACTGTTGCGCGAATATGAAGATAAATTAATGCTGACGCTCAAGAAAATTGCTTCGAGTAAGTCGCACACTAACGTGCTCTACCACATACTAGGCTATTTAAAGCGGGATCTGACTTCCGCTGCCAAGCAGGAATTGGTAAAAGTTATCGAACAATATCGCAAAGGAATCGTAACCTTGGTTGTTCCTGTAACTTTGATTAATCATTACTTAACCCAGTTTGGTTCAGACTATATCAAACAGCAGGCCTATCTTGACCCGCATCCTTTAGAGCTAGGATTAAGAAATTACCTGTAA
- a CDS encoding DUF4397 domain-containing protein, which translates to MKLKHLLIPFLVLPLIACDDDDDNNIFEELQPQSFMVQVVHASQDSPNVNVLVNGSETLSDVAYKDASGRITLDEGTYSLQVDGLTPGGDVTVIGPVDVSFAPDQLYTVLAVNQTASIEPLIVSQPDFTPADGELTVQVIHAASNAPTVDVYLTAPGADISGVAPTTTLSFKDTLSATDIPAGDYQIRVTPTGESTVVFDSGTVSLPAGVLLNVAAVANTTTGDSPISLLAITDDGATEILDVNTPADFRVFHVSADAPNVDVVVNDDFANPVVTDLAFPDFTGYLSVPAVTYNAKVVPTGANSPVVIDADLALEAGASYSVLAVNDLANIEPLVLADTRRAISTEAQLRIVHGSPAAGAVDIYLVAPGTDINDVEPALSNVPFKAETGYLSVAGGDYDVVVTATGSKTAAIGPAAVTLSNGGIYIIIARDNVGGGAPLNVILADDFVAP; encoded by the coding sequence ATGAAGTTGAAACACCTTTTAATCCCTTTTTTAGTTTTACCTTTGATTGCTTGTGATGACGATGATGACAACAATATTTTTGAAGAATTACAACCACAGAGCTTCATGGTTCAGGTTGTTCACGCCTCACAAGACTCACCTAACGTTAATGTTCTTGTAAACGGCTCTGAAACACTATCTGATGTTGCCTATAAAGATGCTTCCGGCCGTATTACATTGGATGAAGGAACCTACTCACTACAAGTGGATGGGCTCACTCCCGGTGGCGATGTAACCGTTATTGGTCCTGTGGATGTCAGCTTCGCTCCCGATCAGTTATACACCGTATTGGCGGTAAATCAAACCGCTTCAATTGAGCCTCTTATAGTAAGCCAGCCTGACTTCACACCTGCTGATGGTGAGCTAACCGTGCAGGTCATTCATGCTGCATCGAATGCCCCAACGGTTGATGTTTATCTTACTGCTCCAGGTGCTGATATTTCCGGTGTGGCTCCTACTACTACTTTGAGCTTTAAGGACACTTTATCGGCCACCGACATTCCAGCCGGCGATTACCAGATTCGTGTAACCCCAACTGGCGAGAGCACTGTAGTATTCGATAGCGGCACGGTTAGTCTACCAGCTGGTGTATTGCTCAATGTTGCAGCTGTAGCCAACACCACCACTGGCGATAGTCCTATCAGCTTATTGGCTATAACCGATGATGGCGCCACGGAAATTCTAGACGTCAATACACCCGCAGATTTCCGAGTATTCCACGTCTCGGCAGACGCACCCAATGTTGATGTAGTTGTAAATGATGACTTTGCTAATCCCGTTGTTACCGATTTAGCCTTCCCTGATTTTACCGGTTACTTATCTGTTCCAGCAGTCACTTACAATGCAAAGGTTGTTCCAACAGGTGCAAACTCACCGGTTGTTATTGATGCCGATCTGGCTTTAGAAGCAGGTGCTTCCTATTCAGTGTTAGCGGTGAATGATTTGGCTAATATTGAGCCTCTTGTTCTTGCAGACACTCGTCGCGCTATCTCAACTGAAGCTCAGCTGCGAATTGTGCATGGTTCCCCAGCAGCAGGTGCGGTAGATATTTACCTGGTAGCTCCAGGCACTGATATAAATGATGTTGAACCAGCCTTAAGCAATGTTCCATTTAAAGCTGAAACGGGTTATCTATCAGTGGCCGGTGGTGACTATGATGTTGTCGTTACTGCAACTGGCAGCAAAACTGCAGCCATAGGCCCAGCAGCTGTTACATTGTCTAACGGTGGTATCTACATCATTATTGCTCGTGACAATGTAGGCGGCGGAGCACCACTAAATGTTATCCTTGCCGATGACTTTGTTGCTCCATAG
- the greA gene encoding transcription elongation factor GreA — translation MNRVPMTVEGAEALQAELNELKKVKRPQVVAAIAEAREHGDLKENAEYHAAREQQGFIEGRIQEIEAKLSNAQIVDVKKMTNNGKVIFGSTVILINLDDNNADEVQYKIVGDDEADIKQNKLSVNSPIARGLIGKEEGDIANIQTPKGSVEYEIAEVLYI, via the coding sequence ATGAATCGAGTACCTATGACAGTCGAAGGTGCTGAAGCCCTTCAGGCTGAGTTAAATGAACTGAAAAAAGTGAAAAGGCCGCAAGTTGTTGCGGCCATCGCTGAAGCACGTGAGCATGGTGACCTGAAAGAAAATGCAGAATACCATGCAGCGCGCGAACAGCAGGGTTTCATCGAGGGTCGCATTCAAGAGATTGAAGCCAAGCTTTCAAATGCTCAGATTGTTGACGTTAAGAAAATGACCAACAATGGTAAGGTGATCTTTGGTTCCACTGTTATCTTAATCAATTTAGATGATAACAATGCTGATGAAGTTCAGTACAAAATTGTTGGCGATGATGAAGCAGATATCAAACAAAACAAATTGTCAGTGAATTCACCGATTGCTCGTGGATTAATTGGCAAGGAAGAAGGCGATATTGCAAATATTCAAACTCCAAAAGGGAGCGTTGAATATGAAATCGCTGAGGTTTTGTATATCTAA
- the carB gene encoding carbamoyl-phosphate synthase large subunit, whose product MPKRTDIESILILGAGPIIIGQACEFDYSGAQACKALREEGYRVILVNSNPATIMTDPNMADVTYIEPIQWEVVAKIIEKEKPDAILPTMGGQTALNCALDLASRGVLEIHGVEMIGATREAIDKAEDRELFAKAMSKIGLDQPRQQVAHSLKDAWEVQKEVGFPCIIRPSFTMGGTGGGIAYNKEEFEEICLRGLDLSPTNELLIDESLIGWKEYEMEVVRDKNDNCIIICSIENFDPMGVHTGDSITVAPAQTLTDKEYQRMRDASLAVLREIGVETGGSNVQFAINPENGRMTIIEMNPRVSRSSALASKATGFPIAKVAAKLAVGYTLDELQNEITGGKTPASFEPSIDYVVTKIPRFNFEKFPNVDKTLTTQMKSVGEVMAIGRNFQESLQKALRGLEVGSSGFEPKLAEDDESWVDTLRQNLRVPGSDRIWYIGDAFRKGWSLDEVFELTGIDKWFLIQIQEIIHIEENLKDKSFSELNADLMRQIKRRGFSDQRLADIFATSEKEIRKLRKELGVLPVFKRVDTCAAEFATSTAYMYSTYEEECEANPTDREKIMILGGGPNRIGQGIEFDYCCVHAAFAMRDDGYETIMVNCNPETVSTDYDTSDRLYFEPLTLEDVLAIVDIEKPKGVIVHYGGQTPLKLARDLEAAGVPIIGTSPDAIDRAEDRERFQRAINRLGLLQPPNRTARNMEEGVRLAEEIGYPLVVRPSYVLGGRAMEIVYNEEELRRYMNDAVSVSNESPVLLDRFLDDAIEVDVDAIFDGENILIGGIMEHIEQAGVHSGDSACSIPPFSLSKEVQDELRRQMLVMAKELKVRGLMNAQFAIQGERIFILEVNPRASRTVPFVSKATGTPMAKVAASVMAGKTLAETGYTKEIIPRYFSVKEPVFPFNKFPGSDPILGPEMKSTGEAMGVGKTFGDAFYKAKLGGGQAVPDSGQVIISVREADRVGLPAVARSLAEQGFELLATGGTARAIREAGIPCQRINKMFEGRPHIVDYIKNGEVDYIINTTEGKQAIADSFLIRRSALQYKVPYTTTLAGAVASCAAMKENGRGQIHSVQELHTQVDER is encoded by the coding sequence ATGCCAAAACGTACTGACATAGAAAGTATTCTGATTTTAGGCGCTGGCCCAATCATTATTGGCCAGGCCTGTGAATTCGATTATTCCGGCGCACAAGCCTGTAAGGCACTGCGTGAAGAGGGTTACCGAGTTATTCTGGTCAACTCTAACCCGGCAACCATTATGACTGACCCGAATATGGCGGATGTGACCTACATTGAGCCAATTCAGTGGGAAGTGGTTGCAAAGATTATTGAGAAAGAAAAACCTGATGCGATTTTGCCAACCATGGGTGGCCAGACTGCATTGAACTGTGCATTGGATCTGGCGTCGCGTGGCGTACTCGAAATCCACGGCGTTGAAATGATCGGTGCAACTCGTGAAGCCATCGATAAAGCGGAAGACCGTGAACTGTTTGCCAAAGCCATGTCGAAAATTGGTCTGGATCAGCCTCGTCAGCAGGTGGCTCACAGCTTGAAAGATGCCTGGGAAGTGCAAAAAGAAGTTGGTTTCCCTTGTATCATTCGTCCTTCATTTACCATGGGCGGAACCGGTGGCGGTATCGCCTACAACAAAGAAGAGTTTGAAGAAATCTGTTTACGCGGATTGGACTTGTCACCAACTAATGAGCTGTTGATTGACGAGTCGTTAATCGGTTGGAAAGAATATGAGATGGAAGTTGTTCGTGACAAGAACGACAACTGCATCATCATCTGTTCTATTGAGAACTTTGACCCTATGGGTGTTCATACCGGTGACTCAATTACTGTTGCACCGGCACAGACTTTGACCGATAAAGAATATCAGCGTATGCGTGATGCGTCGTTGGCAGTATTGCGTGAAATTGGTGTTGAGACGGGTGGTTCAAACGTACAGTTTGCGATTAACCCTGAAAATGGTCGCATGACAATCATTGAGATGAACCCGCGTGTATCGCGTTCATCGGCGCTGGCCTCAAAAGCAACTGGTTTCCCAATTGCAAAAGTTGCTGCAAAACTCGCTGTGGGTTATACCCTTGATGAGTTGCAGAACGAAATTACTGGCGGCAAGACGCCTGCGTCTTTCGAACCAAGCATCGACTATGTTGTTACTAAAATTCCACGCTTTAACTTCGAGAAATTCCCGAACGTAGACAAGACGCTAACCACACAGATGAAATCTGTGGGTGAGGTAATGGCGATAGGTCGTAATTTCCAGGAGTCACTACAGAAAGCATTGCGTGGCCTTGAAGTGGGCTCTTCTGGTTTTGAACCTAAGTTGGCGGAAGATGATGAAAGCTGGGTTGATACCTTGCGTCAAAACTTGCGTGTACCTGGTTCTGATCGTATCTGGTACATCGGCGATGCATTCCGCAAAGGCTGGTCACTGGATGAAGTTTTCGAACTGACTGGAATCGACAAATGGTTCCTGATTCAGATACAGGAAATTATTCATATCGAAGAGAATCTTAAAGATAAGTCATTCTCTGAATTAAACGCAGACTTGATGCGCCAGATTAAGCGCAGAGGTTTCTCGGATCAGCGTTTGGCCGACATCTTCGCGACCAGTGAAAAAGAAATCCGTAAACTGCGTAAAGAATTAGGCGTTCTGCCTGTCTTTAAACGAGTTGATACCTGTGCGGCTGAGTTTGCAACCAGCACTGCCTACATGTATTCAACCTACGAAGAAGAGTGTGAAGCTAACCCAACGGATCGTGAAAAAATCATGATTCTAGGTGGTGGACCTAACCGTATCGGTCAAGGTATTGAGTTTGACTATTGCTGTGTGCATGCCGCTTTCGCCATGCGCGATGACGGTTATGAAACTATTATGGTTAACTGTAACCCTGAAACCGTATCAACCGATTACGATACATCGGACCGATTATACTTTGAGCCATTAACGCTTGAAGACGTATTGGCTATCGTTGATATCGAAAAGCCAAAGGGCGTGATTGTACATTATGGTGGTCAGACACCATTGAAACTAGCTCGCGATCTGGAAGCGGCTGGAGTACCAATTATCGGTACATCACCTGATGCAATTGACCGCGCCGAAGACCGTGAACGTTTCCAGCGTGCGATCAACCGTCTAGGTTTATTGCAGCCACCAAACCGTACTGCTCGCAACATGGAAGAAGGTGTTCGTCTGGCTGAAGAAATCGGTTATCCATTAGTGGTGCGTCCTTCATACGTACTCGGTGGCCGGGCCATGGAAATCGTTTATAACGAGGAAGAGCTGCGTCGTTACATGAATGATGCAGTAAGCGTTTCAAATGAGTCACCAGTACTGTTGGATCGGTTCCTTGATGATGCCATTGAGGTAGATGTTGATGCTATCTTTGACGGTGAGAATATCCTGATTGGCGGTATCATGGAGCATATTGAGCAGGCGGGTGTCCACTCGGGCGACTCTGCATGTTCGATTCCGCCATTTAGTCTGAGCAAAGAAGTTCAGGATGAATTGCGTCGCCAGATGTTGGTAATGGCTAAAGAACTTAAAGTTCGCGGATTGATGAATGCACAGTTTGCTATTCAGGGTGAAAGAATCTTCATTCTTGAGGTGAATCCACGTGCTTCACGTACAGTACCATTTGTCTCGAAGGCAACTGGGACGCCAATGGCCAAAGTTGCAGCTTCAGTTATGGCTGGTAAGACTCTTGCCGAAACTGGTTACACCAAAGAAATTATTCCACGTTATTTCTCGGTAAAAGAACCAGTCTTCCCATTCAACAAGTTCCCGGGTTCTGACCCAATTCTTGGCCCAGAGATGAAATCAACCGGTGAAGCTATGGGTGTTGGCAAAACATTCGGAGATGCTTTCTATAAAGCTAAACTGGGTGGCGGTCAGGCAGTTCCGGATTCTGGTCAGGTTATCATCAGTGTCCGGGAAGCCGATAGAGTTGGATTGCCAGCTGTGGCCCGTTCGTTGGCTGAACAGGGTTTCGAGTTGTTGGCAACTGGCGGTACTGCTCGTGCGATTCGCGAAGCGGGCATTCCATGTCAACGCATCAACAAGATGTTTGAAGGTCGTCCACACATTGTTGACTACATCAAAAACGGTGAAGTGGATTACATCATTAATACTACTGAAGGTAAGCAGGCCATTGCGGACTCATTCCTGATTCGTCGTAGTGCCCTACAATATAAGGTGCCATACACGACGACATTGGCTGGTGCAGTGGCATCCTGCGCAGCGATGAAAGAGAATGGTCGCGGCCAGATTCACTCAGTACAAGAACTACACACGCAGGTAGATGAACGATGA
- the carA gene encoding glutamine-hydrolyzing carbamoyl-phosphate synthase small subunit gives MEVSLLEQESQLLLRPAQQPAILVLEDGSVFHGVSIGYEGHAVGEVVFNTAMTGYQEILTDPSYAKQMVTLTYPHIGNTGANSEDVESTNIWAEALIIRDLPLLHSNYRSEESLSDYLKRHKKVGIADIDTRRLTRILRDKGALSGCIIAGEAPDADKALELAKEFPGLKGMDLAKVVSTKETYQWQDSTWSLEEGYGKLKEAKFKVVAYDYGAKHNILRMLVERGCDLTVVPAQTPASEVLAMNPDGVFLSNGPGDPEPCDYAIKAIQKILETNIPVFGICLGHQLLALASGGKTAKMKFGHHGANHPVQNVEDGTVMITSQNHGFAADEKSLPDNLKATHRSLFDGTLQGIHRTDKPAFSFQGHPEASPGPHDAAPLFDHFIELMEQHKA, from the coding sequence ATGGAGGTTTCTTTGTTAGAACAAGAGTCTCAACTGCTGCTAAGACCCGCCCAGCAGCCCGCCATTTTAGTTCTTGAAGATGGTAGTGTTTTTCATGGAGTTTCAATTGGTTACGAAGGACATGCAGTAGGCGAGGTGGTTTTTAATACCGCCATGACAGGATATCAGGAAATTCTAACTGACCCTTCCTACGCCAAGCAGATGGTAACCCTCACTTACCCCCACATCGGTAATACCGGTGCTAATTCCGAAGATGTTGAATCGACCAATATTTGGGCTGAAGCATTAATTATTCGTGATCTTCCATTACTTCATAGCAACTATCGCAGCGAAGAGTCTTTGTCGGATTATCTGAAGCGTCATAAGAAAGTTGGCATTGCCGATATCGATACCCGTCGCTTAACCCGAATTCTACGTGATAAAGGTGCCTTGAGTGGCTGTATCATTGCAGGTGAAGCTCCCGATGCTGATAAAGCATTGGAACTGGCTAAAGAGTTCCCGGGTTTGAAGGGAATGGACTTGGCTAAAGTCGTTTCAACCAAAGAAACGTATCAGTGGCAAGACAGCACCTGGTCTCTTGAAGAAGGCTACGGCAAGCTTAAGGAAGCGAAGTTCAAGGTCGTCGCCTATGACTATGGTGCCAAGCACAATATCTTGAGAATGTTGGTTGAACGCGGATGTGATTTAACCGTTGTTCCGGCACAAACTCCAGCCAGTGAAGTTTTGGCGATGAATCCTGATGGTGTCTTCCTTTCTAATGGTCCGGGTGACCCGGAGCCATGTGATTACGCCATTAAAGCCATTCAGAAAATTCTGGAAACTAACATTCCTGTATTTGGTATCTGCCTTGGCCACCAGCTATTGGCACTGGCCAGTGGCGGCAAGACAGCAAAAATGAAATTCGGTCATCATGGCGCCAACCATCCGGTACAAAATGTTGAAGATGGTACGGTTATGATTACCAGTCAGAATCACGGTTTTGCGGCGGATGAAAAGTCGCTACCTGATAACCTTAAAGCAACTCATCGTTCCCTATTCGATGGCACCCTGCAGGGTATCCACCGCACGGATAAGCCTGCGTTTAGCTTCCAGGGTCACCCTGAAGCAAGTCCCGGTCCACACGATGCTGCACCATTGTTCGACCACTTCATTGAATTGATGGAACAACACAAAGCTTAG
- the dapB gene encoding 4-hydroxy-tetrahydrodipicolinate reductase — MTPIVINACTGRMGQELLKAAIDDSQIEIVGAMAREQHKKLGTDIGYLVGKEPQGVFVGDGLSVTLNERKVLIDFSLPDHSIETLSHAVSANSPVVIGTTGFSEQQKAAISEAAKSIPIVFAANYSVGVNSLLGLVKQATQLLGDKADIEIFESHHKHKKDSPSGTALALGEAVADTKGQDLNDVAEWARHGIGERESGAIGFSVMRAGDIVGTHEVVFALNGELVTLRHEAQTRQCFAQGAIEAAKWLLGKPAGLYDMQDVLGLKD; from the coding sequence ATGACACCGATTGTAATTAACGCCTGCACCGGAAGAATGGGACAGGAGTTGTTAAAAGCCGCTATTGACGATAGCCAGATTGAGATCGTGGGTGCAATGGCCCGTGAGCAACATAAAAAACTGGGTACTGATATTGGTTATCTGGTGGGCAAGGAGCCGCAAGGAGTGTTTGTTGGTGATGGCTTGTCTGTAACTTTGAATGAGCGGAAAGTGTTGATTGATTTCAGCCTGCCTGACCACTCAATTGAAACCTTATCTCATGCAGTAAGTGCCAACTCACCCGTAGTCATAGGAACCACAGGCTTTAGCGAGCAACAAAAGGCTGCCATTAGCGAAGCAGCAAAAAGCATTCCGATTGTGTTTGCCGCCAATTACAGTGTCGGCGTCAATAGTTTATTGGGTTTAGTCAAACAGGCGACTCAATTACTCGGCGATAAGGCTGACATCGAAATTTTTGAGTCGCACCATAAACATAAGAAGGATTCGCCATCGGGCACTGCTTTAGCTTTAGGTGAAGCCGTTGCAGATACCAAAGGTCAGGACTTAAATGATGTCGCTGAATGGGCGAGGCATGGCATTGGTGAACGTGAATCAGGTGCGATCGGATTTTCTGTAATGCGCGCTGGTGACATTGTTGGAACGCATGAGGTGGTGTTTGCTTTAAATGGTGAGCTGGTAACATTACGACATGAGGCGCAGACCCGACAATGTTTTGCTCAAGGGGCGATTGAAGCGGCCAAATGGCTGCTCGGAAAGCCCGCTGGGCTCTACGATATGCAGGATGTTCTTGGCTTAAAAGACTAG
- a CDS encoding arylesterase — protein sequence MKLLKQYLLILAVLIAGLLLSACSDPKLKPLSSGATIVAFGDSLTEGVGASRSASYPSQLAQITGLNVINAGISGETTDRGLARFEDVLEQHNPELVILLEGGNDILRNHSQIQTKQNLANMIDIANQRNVQVLLIGVPEKNLFSAVADLYDELAEEYQLAYMRGELSDLLKTSKYKSDQIHLNAQGYRLLAEQIAETLEAEGALE from the coding sequence ATGAAGTTGTTGAAGCAATACCTATTAATACTTGCTGTATTGATTGCAGGGCTGCTGTTAAGCGCCTGCAGCGATCCCAAGTTAAAGCCTTTAAGTTCCGGGGCAACCATTGTTGCCTTTGGTGACAGCTTGACCGAAGGTGTCGGTGCATCAAGAAGTGCCAGCTACCCTAGTCAGTTAGCACAGATTACAGGCCTTAATGTCATTAATGCGGGAATTTCAGGAGAAACCACCGACCGTGGGCTGGCGCGTTTCGAAGACGTTCTTGAACAGCACAATCCTGAGCTGGTGATTTTGTTGGAAGGCGGTAATGATATTTTGCGTAATCATAGCCAGATCCAGACCAAGCAGAACCTGGCTAATATGATCGATATTGCTAATCAAAGAAATGTACAGGTGCTTTTAATCGGCGTACCCGAGAAAAACCTGTTTTCTGCGGTGGCTGATTTGTATGATGAATTAGCTGAAGAATATCAACTTGCCTACATGCGAGGCGAACTGTCAGACTTGCTGAAAACATCGAAATATAAGTCCGATCAGATCCATTTAAATGCGCAGGGCTACCGGCTATTGGCCGAACAAATAGCCGAGACACTCGAAGCAGAAGGCGCTTTAGAATAA